One window of Anaerolineales bacterium genomic DNA carries:
- a CDS encoding recombinase family protein — translation MKLAAIYSRVSTDEQSKGYSLQTQIDACHTYALERGYTVVEVFTDDYTGAAIDRPALNNLRDYMARNPLDVVIVYDIDRLARKSAYQVLIEEEFNRAGVAIEFVMAQYEDNDEGRLQKQIRGVIAEYEKAKIMERSKRGKRGKAKSGFVVAGSRPPYGYRVLSEPHKAWFEIDEDEAAVVRMIFDWYINGDERGVRLSANGIAKKLTRMRVPTRGDREEHVAKKHGRGVWQRAMVIHVLTNETYTGTWYFGKTKMIDDGKKRKPRTKCGFGKQVPRSRDEWIPVDVPQIIDPDTFARATKRKEELHVQRGGHAVKEYLMKSRLTCSKCGYAMRGQFVRQKHQYYLCNGRRQVVSLCDMPSIRGDWVDAVVWEWAKMIIESPENLRVGLDDVQKELEQENQSLFNRLGILEEQMSQYQSQLDKLLDLYLDGNFPKEVLTERKSRLEELLFNLGKEKNDLMSHVRHVTMTDDQLNYIEAFCAKIRKGLDRVDFNTKRQIIELLDIRGKVAFENGQKVLYLKCLIDPIDSEEQQQRLPMQISPSLNTGEIVTTNSVFPSTDPFP, via the coding sequence ATGAAATTAGCAGCCATATACTCACGTGTAAGCACCGACGAGCAATCAAAAGGGTACAGTTTACAAACCCAAATAGATGCTTGCCATACTTACGCTTTAGAACGCGGATACACGGTCGTCGAAGTATTCACAGATGACTACACGGGAGCCGCAATAGATCGTCCTGCATTAAATAATTTACGCGACTATATGGCGCGTAATCCTCTAGATGTGGTTATTGTGTACGATATTGATCGCCTTGCCAGGAAGAGCGCATATCAAGTTCTGATCGAGGAAGAATTTAATAGGGCAGGGGTTGCCATTGAATTTGTGATGGCACAATATGAGGATAATGACGAAGGTCGGCTTCAAAAACAAATTAGAGGTGTAATTGCCGAATACGAAAAAGCCAAAATCATGGAGCGCAGTAAGAGGGGTAAGCGAGGCAAAGCCAAAAGCGGCTTCGTCGTAGCTGGCTCGCGTCCTCCTTATGGGTACAGGGTCCTGTCAGAACCACACAAAGCGTGGTTTGAAATTGACGAGGACGAAGCCGCGGTTGTGCGGATGATCTTTGACTGGTATATAAACGGAGACGAAAGGGGAGTTCGGCTTTCCGCTAATGGTATTGCCAAGAAGCTTACCCGAATGAGAGTTCCCACTAGAGGCGACAGGGAAGAGCATGTCGCAAAGAAACACGGTAGAGGGGTTTGGCAAAGGGCTATGGTTATACATGTCCTCACAAACGAGACCTACACAGGTACCTGGTATTTCGGTAAAACAAAGATGATTGACGATGGTAAAAAGAGAAAGCCAAGGACTAAGTGTGGCTTCGGAAAGCAGGTTCCTCGGTCACGTGACGAATGGATACCTGTGGATGTTCCACAAATAATCGACCCAGATACATTTGCAAGGGCAACTAAACGCAAAGAGGAGTTGCATGTTCAGCGGGGTGGACATGCTGTTAAAGAATATCTCATGAAAAGCCGACTGACTTGTTCTAAATGCGGCTATGCTATGCGTGGGCAGTTTGTACGCCAAAAGCACCAATACTACCTTTGTAATGGCAGAAGACAGGTTGTAAGCCTATGTGACATGCCTAGTATACGCGGAGATTGGGTTGATGCCGTGGTTTGGGAATGGGCGAAAATGATAATCGAAAGCCCCGAGAACTTGCGGGTAGGACTGGATGACGTTCAAAAGGAGTTAGAACAGGAAAATCAGTCTCTATTTAATCGCCTTGGCATTCTCGAAGAGCAAATGTCGCAATATCAAAGTCAGTTAGATAAGCTTCTCGATCTATATCTCGACGGGAATTTTCCTAAAGAAGTATTGACGGAAAGAAAATCCCGACTTGAAGAACTGCTTTTTAACTTAGGCAAAGAAAAGAATGACCTAATGTCTCATGTACGGCACGTTACAATGACGGATGACCAGTTGAACTACATTGAAGCATTTTGCGCTAAAATCAGGAAAGGCTTAGATCGTGTTGACTTCAATACGAAAAGGCAAATCATTGAACTTCTTGATATACGTGGAAAGGTCGCCTTTGAAAATGGGCAGAAGGTTTTATATCTAAAATGTCTGATCGATCCGATAGATTCAGAGGAACAACAACAGCGATTGCCAATGCAAATATCGCCTTCATTAAATACTGGGGAAATCGTGACAACGAACTCCGTCTTCCCGTCAACGGATCCATTTCCATGA
- the mvaD gene encoding diphosphomevalonate decarboxylase yields the protein MNLDGLFSRTTVSFQPSLPFDELIINGREVVGKGLERVSYILDLVREKAGIKMNAEVMSENNFPSGAGIASSAAAFAALALAGSKAAGLDLSERELSVLARRGSGSASRSIPGGFVEWQMGEGDENSFAYSIAPPDHWNLVDCVAIVSSVHKKTGSTEGHAIAGTSPLQNARVADAPRRLEICRNAILKSDFEAFANIIEHDSDMMHSVMMTSNPPLMYWQSATVEIFHQVREWRAGGLPVGYTVDAGANVHVLCLGEYKTEVEKRLREIPGVKDVLVAGVGGAAKIV from the coding sequence ATGAACCTGGATGGATTGTTCTCGCGCACCACGGTCAGTTTTCAGCCGTCTCTGCCGTTCGATGAATTGATCATCAACGGACGCGAAGTGGTGGGGAAAGGCTTGGAGCGTGTTTCGTACATTCTCGATCTCGTGCGGGAAAAAGCCGGGATAAAGATGAACGCGGAGGTGATGAGCGAGAATAATTTTCCCTCAGGCGCGGGAATTGCCTCTTCCGCCGCGGCGTTTGCGGCGTTGGCATTGGCGGGAAGCAAGGCGGCGGGACTGGACTTGAGCGAACGCGAACTCTCCGTCCTTGCCCGGCGCGGATCGGGCTCGGCTTCACGCTCCATCCCCGGCGGATTTGTCGAATGGCAGATGGGTGAGGGAGATGAAAATTCTTTTGCTTATTCCATTGCCCCGCCAGATCATTGGAACCTGGTCGATTGTGTTGCCATCGTGAGCTCGGTGCATAAAAAGACGGGCTCGACCGAAGGTCATGCCATTGCAGGGACGAGTCCTCTGCAGAATGCGCGGGTGGCAGACGCGCCGCGTCGGTTGGAAATTTGCCGAAACGCTATTTTGAAAAGTGACTTTGAAGCCTTTGCGAACATTATCGAACACGACTCGGATATGATGCATTCGGTGATGATGACTTCGAACCCGCCGTTGATGTACTGGCAATCCGCTACAGTGGAAATTTTCCATCAAGTGCGTGAATGGCGCGCGGGCGGACTCCCGGTGGGCTACACGGTGGATGCGGGAGCGAATGTTCACGTTCTGTGTTTGGGGGAATACAAAACCGAGGTGGAGAAACGTCTGCGGGAAATTCCGGGCGTGAAGGATGTTTTGGTTGCAGGCGTTGGCGGAGCGGCGAAGATAGTGTAG
- a CDS encoding helix-turn-helix domain-containing protein, whose protein sequence is MATNGDWLSVSEAAELSGYHPEYIRRLIRDGEIEARKFSIVWQVKRISLLDYIKNAKSKTDKRYSPKSKKGV, encoded by the coding sequence ATGGCAACGAATGGTGACTGGTTGAGTGTTAGTGAAGCCGCTGAACTAAGTGGTTATCATCCCGAATACATTAGGCGCTTGATCCGGGACGGGGAAATAGAAGCGAGAAAATTCAGCATAGTTTGGCAAGTCAAACGCATATCCCTCCTGGACTACATCAAGAATGCCAAATCCAAAACCGACAAAAGATACTCCCCAAAATCGAAAAAGGGAGTATAA
- a CDS encoding helix-turn-helix domain-containing protein, producing MQRLGEIAAFKDRNLRLRGADIATQRGWTGVPNFILESEKISIGAKLTYAMLLKYARELDECFPGQDRLAADMGTSRQSVNTYIKELSDVGLITVQRRGQGRPNLYTIHIKASFWKRSR from the coding sequence ATGCAACGTTTAGGAGAAATCGCCGCATTCAAAGATCGGAACCTTCGCTTGAGAGGTGCAGATATTGCTACCCAGCGCGGTTGGACCGGCGTTCCAAATTTCATCCTCGAGAGTGAAAAGATTTCCATTGGTGCCAAACTCACCTACGCCATGCTACTCAAATACGCCCGTGAACTCGACGAATGCTTTCCCGGCCAGGACCGCCTTGCCGCTGACATGGGCACTTCCCGGCAGAGTGTCAACACCTACATCAAGGAGTTGAGCGACGTAGGGCTGATCACCGTTCAACGCCGCGGGCAAGGTCGACCCAACCTCTACACCATTCACATCAAAGCTTCCTTCTGGAAAAGATCTCGCTGA